A portion of the Macaca mulatta isolate MMU2019108-1 chromosome 4, T2T-MMU8v2.0, whole genome shotgun sequence genome contains these proteins:
- the MAD2L1BP gene encoding MAD2L1-binding protein, which produces MAAPEAEVLSPASVPDLEWYEKSEETHASQIELLETSSTQEPLNPSEPFCPRDCIVPVVFPGPVSQEGCCQFTCELLKHIMYQRQQLPLPYEQLKNFYRKPSPQAEEMLKKKPRATTEVSSRKCQQAVAELESVLSHLEDFFARTLVPRVLILLGGNSLSPKEFYELDLSLLAPYSVDQSLSTAACLRRLFRAIFMADAFSELQAPPLMGTIIMAQGHRDCGEDWFQPKLNYRVPSRGHKLTVTLSCGRPSIRTTAWEDYIWFQAPVTLKGFRE; this is translated from the exons ATGGCGGCGCCGGAGGCGGAGGTTCTGTCCCCAGCCTCAGTCCCTG ATTTGGAGTGGTATGAGAAGTCAGAAGAAACTCACGCCTCCCAGATAGAACTGCTTGAGACAAGCTCTACCCAGGAACCTCTCAACCCTTCGGAGCCCTTTTGCCCAAGAGACTGCATAGTACCAGTGGTGTTTCCTGGGCCTGTAAGCCAGGAAGGCTGCTGTCAGTTTACTTGTGAACTTCTAAAGCATATCATGTACCAACGCCAGCAACTCCCTCTGCCCTATGAACAGCTTAAGAACTTTTACCGAAAACCTTCTCCCCAG GCAGAGGAGATGCTGAAGAAGAAACCTCGGGCCACCACTGAGGTGAGCAGCAGGAAATGCCAACAAGCTGTGGCAGAACTGGAGAGTGTCCTCAGCCACCTGGAGGACTTCTTTGCACGGACACTAGTACCACGAGTGCTGATTCTCCTTGGGGGCAATTCCCTAAGCCCCAAGGAGTTCTATGAACTCGATTTGTCTCTGCTGGCCCCCTACAGCGTGGACCAGAGCCTGAGCACAGCAGCTTGTTTGCGCCGTCTCTTCCGAGCCATATTCATGGCTGATGCCTTTAGTGAGCTTCAGGCTCCTCCTCTCATGGGCACCATCATCATGGCACAGGGACACCGCGACTGTGGAGAAGATTGGTTTCAACCCAAGCTCAACTATCGAGTGCCCAGCCGGGGCCATAAACTGACTGTGACCCTGTCATGTGGCAGACCTTCCATCCGAACCACGGCTTGGGAAGACTACATTTGGTTCCAGGCACCAGTGACACTTAAAGGCTTCCGCGAGTGA